In Nocardioides sp. InS609-2, a single genomic region encodes these proteins:
- a CDS encoding polyketide cyclase, with amino-acid sequence MNTFEFSEDWWLPYPRADVAGVLLDLAMYPTWWPQVVAVASLGPDDARVLCRSMLPYTLDLVLHAQSRDDHVLETLVSGDLSGVARWRLLDEGPGTRMLFEQEVRVAGRWQALGAALARPAVRWNHQRMMAGCRAGLSRRLAGSVAD; translated from the coding sequence GTGAACACGTTCGAGTTCAGCGAGGACTGGTGGCTGCCGTACCCGCGGGCCGATGTGGCCGGCGTACTGCTGGACCTGGCGATGTATCCCACGTGGTGGCCGCAGGTCGTCGCCGTCGCGTCGCTCGGGCCTGATGACGCGCGGGTGCTGTGCCGGTCGATGCTGCCCTACACCCTCGACCTGGTGCTGCATGCACAGAGCCGCGACGACCACGTGCTCGAGACGCTGGTCTCCGGCGACCTCTCCGGTGTCGCCCGGTGGCGGCTGCTGGACGAGGGACCGGGCACCCGGATGCTCTTCGAGCAGGAGGTGCGGGTGGCCGGCCGCTGGCAGGCGCTCGGGGCTGCCCTCGCGCGGCCGGCGGTGCGCTGGAACCACCAGCGGATGATGGCCGGCTGCCGCGCCGGACTCTCCCGGCGGTTGGCGGGCTCGGTCGCGGACTAG
- a CDS encoding alpha/beta hydrolase, with the protein MDIVLVPGLWLNASTWDQVTPTLEAAGHRTHALTLPGMESKESDRAGITLDDHVAAVVAAIDAAEGPVLLVGHSAGCGIAHLALDARPERVARVVHVGGFPASDGEELLGGFDAIDGEIAMPDWAEKGEDDNVIGFSEAELADFYAAAIPVPEGVMNGVIHLKDTRRYDVPVTMVCPEYTADQLREWVADGHVPELAAISDVTYVDVPTGHWPQLTRPDDLAKAILGAVPG; encoded by the coding sequence ATGGACATCGTGCTCGTGCCCGGACTCTGGCTCAACGCCTCCACCTGGGACCAGGTGACACCCACGCTCGAGGCAGCCGGCCATCGCACCCACGCCCTGACCCTGCCGGGCATGGAGTCGAAGGAGAGCGACCGCGCCGGCATCACCCTCGACGACCACGTGGCCGCCGTCGTCGCGGCGATCGATGCCGCCGAGGGGCCGGTGCTCCTCGTCGGACACTCGGCCGGTTGCGGCATCGCCCACCTGGCGCTCGACGCCCGACCCGAGCGGGTGGCGCGCGTCGTACACGTCGGCGGGTTCCCGGCATCCGACGGTGAGGAGCTGCTCGGTGGCTTCGACGCGATCGACGGCGAGATCGCCATGCCCGACTGGGCCGAGAAGGGGGAGGACGACAACGTGATCGGCTTCTCCGAAGCAGAGCTCGCCGATTTCTACGCCGCGGCCATCCCCGTGCCGGAAGGCGTCATGAATGGCGTCATCCATCTGAAGGACACGCGTCGGTACGACGTCCCGGTCACGATGGTCTGTCCCGAGTACACCGCCGACCAGTTGCGTGAGTGGGTCGCGGACGGACACGTGCCCGAGCTGGCTGCGATCTCGGACGTGACCTACGTCGACGTGCCCACCGGGCACTGGCCCCAGCTCACCCGGCCCGACGACCTGGCGAAAGCGATCCTGGGGGCCGTGCCCGGCTAG
- a CDS encoding DUF1330 domain-containing protein, with amino-acid sequence MTAYWISIYKEITDEAKLAAYAELAGPALTGAGGTFVARGMPEQTYEAGETTRTVLIEFESVEAARAAHDSPDYQEALVALDGGAVRDLRIVPGVE; translated from the coding sequence ATGACGGCGTACTGGATCAGCATCTACAAGGAGATCACCGACGAGGCCAAGCTGGCGGCGTACGCCGAGCTGGCCGGGCCGGCGCTGACGGGCGCCGGCGGGACGTTCGTCGCGCGGGGGATGCCCGAGCAGACCTACGAGGCCGGTGAGACGACCCGGACCGTGCTGATCGAGTTCGAGTCGGTCGAGGCCGCCCGAGCCGCGCATGACAGCCCGGACTACCAGGAGGCTCTCGTGGCCCTCGACGGCGGTGCGGTGCGGGACTTACGCATCGTGCCCGGCGTGGAGTAA
- a CDS encoding aldehyde dehydrogenase family protein, which yields MVKVPDAATPTPAFDYAPAPESRSIVDIAPSYGLFIDGEFVDGAGKSFKTINPATEEVLAEIAEASEADVDLAVKAARRAYTRVWSRLSGRERAKYLYRIARIIQERGRELAVLESIDNGKPIKESRDVDIPIVAAHFFYYAGWADKLDYAGLGPDPKALGVAGQVIPWNFPLMMLAWKIAPALAAGNTVVLKPAETTPLTALLFAEICQQADLPPGVVNIVTGAGETGRAIVSHPDIDKVAFTGSTDVGRAIAKAVAGTTKKVTLELGGKAANIVFDDAPVDQAVEGVVNGIFFNQGHVCCAGSRLLVQESVADEVLEKLKRRMSTLRVGDPLDKNTDIGAINSAEQLEKIKELADIGEQEISGGAGQRWAPVCDLPKTGFWFPPTVFTGVTQAHRIAREEVFGPVLSVLTFRTPAEAIEKANNTPFGLSAGVWTEKGSRILWMANHLRAGVVWANTFNKFDPTSPFGGYKESGYGREGGRHGLEAYLKGASA from the coding sequence ATGGTCAAGGTTCCCGACGCAGCGACGCCGACGCCGGCGTTCGACTACGCCCCCGCGCCCGAGTCGCGCAGCATCGTCGACATCGCGCCGTCGTACGGCCTGTTCATCGACGGCGAGTTCGTCGACGGTGCCGGCAAGTCGTTCAAGACGATCAACCCCGCGACAGAGGAGGTGCTGGCCGAGATCGCCGAGGCCAGCGAGGCCGACGTCGACCTGGCCGTGAAGGCCGCTCGCCGCGCCTACACACGGGTCTGGTCGCGCCTGAGCGGACGCGAGCGCGCCAAGTACCTCTACCGCATCGCCCGGATCATCCAGGAGCGCGGCCGCGAGCTCGCCGTGCTCGAGTCGATCGACAACGGCAAGCCGATCAAGGAGTCGCGCGACGTCGACATCCCGATCGTCGCGGCGCACTTCTTCTACTACGCGGGCTGGGCCGACAAGCTCGACTACGCCGGTCTCGGCCCCGACCCGAAGGCGCTCGGCGTCGCGGGCCAGGTCATCCCGTGGAACTTCCCACTGATGATGCTTGCCTGGAAGATCGCGCCCGCGCTCGCCGCGGGCAACACCGTGGTGCTCAAGCCCGCCGAGACCACGCCGCTGACGGCGCTGCTCTTCGCCGAGATCTGCCAGCAGGCCGACCTGCCGCCGGGTGTCGTCAACATCGTCACGGGCGCCGGCGAGACCGGCCGCGCGATCGTGTCGCACCCTGACATCGACAAGGTGGCGTTCACGGGCTCGACCGACGTGGGCCGGGCCATCGCCAAGGCCGTCGCCGGCACCACCAAGAAGGTCACCCTCGAGCTCGGCGGCAAGGCCGCCAACATCGTGTTCGACGACGCCCCGGTCGACCAGGCCGTCGAGGGTGTCGTCAACGGCATCTTCTTCAACCAGGGTCACGTCTGCTGCGCCGGCAGCCGCCTGCTCGTGCAGGAGAGCGTCGCGGACGAGGTGCTCGAGAAGCTCAAGCGTCGGATGTCGACACTGCGCGTGGGCGACCCGCTCGACAAGAACACCGACATCGGTGCCATCAACTCCGCGGAGCAGCTCGAAAAGATCAAGGAGCTCGCCGACATCGGCGAGCAGGAGATTTCAGGGGGCGCCGGCCAGAGGTGGGCTCCCGTCTGCGACCTGCCCAAGACCGGCTTCTGGTTCCCGCCGACCGTCTTCACCGGCGTCACCCAGGCCCACCGCATCGCCCGCGAAGAGGTCTTCGGCCCCGTCCTGTCGGTGCTCACCTTCCGCACGCCCGCCGAAGCGATCGAGAAGGCCAATAACACGCCGTTCGGGCTGTCCGCTGGTGTGTGGACCGAGAAGGGCTCGCGCATCCTATGGATGGCCAACCACCTCCGCGCCGGCGTGGTCTGGGCCAACACGTTCAACAAGTTCGACCCCACGTCGCCCTTCGGCGGCTACAAGGAGTCCGGTTACGGCCGCGAGGGCGGACGGCACGGCCTCGAGGCCTACCTGAAGGGAGCCTCCGCATGA
- a CDS encoding HEAT repeat domain-containing protein → MSPSLPPPRNLEAPVRELVLELASHVGERGVVDLCVDLMTGAVREDHVAELPYLSGHAWEPGDAVLDGSSWKDYWVRTWGARGLLYAWDDSAAPAVVAGLADEDWRPAEMCLKVATKREVGGAGDGAAALSTHELPRVRTQAMRTLGVVGDTEHVVAVVARLDDGDEAVRRAALRAVDRLELRLDVQVSR, encoded by the coding sequence ATGAGCCCCTCCCTGCCGCCCCCGCGCAACCTCGAGGCCCCCGTGCGGGAGCTGGTGCTGGAGCTCGCGTCGCACGTCGGTGAACGCGGGGTGGTCGACCTGTGCGTCGACCTGATGACCGGGGCGGTCCGCGAGGACCACGTGGCCGAGCTGCCGTACCTCTCCGGCCATGCGTGGGAGCCCGGCGACGCGGTGCTCGACGGCTCGTCCTGGAAGGACTACTGGGTGCGCACGTGGGGAGCGCGCGGGCTGTTGTACGCCTGGGACGACTCCGCTGCTCCAGCCGTCGTCGCCGGCCTGGCCGACGAGGACTGGCGGCCGGCCGAGATGTGTCTCAAGGTCGCGACGAAGCGCGAGGTCGGGGGAGCAGGCGACGGCGCGGCCGCGCTGTCGACGCACGAGCTGCCGCGGGTGCGGACGCAGGCGATGCGGACCCTCGGGGTCGTCGGCGACACAGAGCACGTCGTCGCGGTGGTCGCCCGGCTCGACGACGGTGACGAGGCCGTACGGCGAGCCGCCCTGCGAGCGGTAGACCGGCTGGAGCTCCGACTCGACGTGCAGGTGTCGCGGTGA
- a CDS encoding phospho-sugar mutase — protein sequence MTETANPALLDRARAWAAEDPDDVTRAELEAVIADVVAGGDATDLADRFDGTLEFGTAGLRGALGAGSNRMNRAVVLRAAAGLAAYLKANGAGHDASVVIGYDARYNSDVFARDTAEVMTGAGIKALTMPRPLPTPILAYAIRELGCVAGIMVTASHNPPEDNGYKVYLADGSQIVPPADTEIAEQIGAVGALADVPRGDGGTVVGANIVDRYLDTAADLAGDGPRDLTIVYTPLHGVGGTSVVEVLETAGFDAPHVVPEQEEPDPDFPTVAFPNPEEPGAMDLAMALAAEKNADIVVANDPDADRCAVAVPGPHGWRMLSGDEVGALLGSRLLKSGRKGVYATTIVSSSLLSRMAAKSGQPYVETLTGFKWIGRVDGLAFGYEEALGYCVDPEHVADKDGVSALLLMCEIAAQAKADGKELTDLLDEIAAEFGLHATDQLSARVTDLAEIGAAMERLRTTPPTVLGGLAVETIDDLSQGSPDLPPTDGVRYRLAEGARVIVRPSGTEPKIKCYLEVVVPVNPEDGVDAARISAAGRLDSLRADIKAAAGI from the coding sequence ATGACCGAGACCGCCAACCCAGCACTCCTCGACCGGGCCCGCGCCTGGGCAGCCGAGGACCCCGACGACGTCACCCGTGCCGAGCTCGAGGCAGTCATCGCCGACGTCGTCGCCGGGGGCGACGCGACCGATCTGGCCGACCGCTTCGACGGCACCCTGGAGTTCGGTACGGCGGGACTTCGGGGCGCGCTCGGTGCGGGATCCAACCGGATGAACCGCGCCGTGGTGCTGCGCGCCGCGGCCGGCCTCGCGGCGTACCTCAAGGCCAACGGCGCGGGCCACGACGCCAGTGTGGTGATCGGGTACGACGCCCGCTACAACTCCGACGTCTTCGCGCGCGACACCGCCGAGGTGATGACCGGTGCGGGCATCAAGGCGCTGACCATGCCGCGTCCCCTGCCGACGCCGATCCTGGCCTACGCGATCCGCGAGCTCGGCTGCGTCGCCGGCATCATGGTCACCGCGAGCCACAACCCGCCCGAGGACAACGGCTACAAGGTCTACCTCGCCGACGGCAGCCAGATCGTGCCGCCGGCCGACACGGAGATCGCCGAGCAGATCGGGGCGGTCGGCGCGCTGGCCGACGTACCCCGCGGTGACGGCGGCACCGTCGTCGGCGCCAACATCGTCGACCGCTACCTCGACACCGCAGCCGACCTCGCGGGCGACGGGCCGCGCGACCTGACGATCGTCTACACACCGCTGCACGGCGTCGGTGGCACGTCGGTGGTGGAGGTGCTCGAGACCGCCGGCTTCGACGCCCCGCACGTCGTGCCCGAGCAGGAGGAGCCGGACCCCGACTTCCCGACGGTGGCGTTCCCCAACCCCGAGGAGCCCGGCGCGATGGACCTAGCGATGGCGCTCGCGGCCGAGAAGAACGCCGACATCGTCGTGGCCAACGACCCCGACGCCGACCGGTGCGCCGTAGCGGTGCCGGGTCCGCACGGCTGGCGGATGCTGAGCGGCGACGAGGTGGGCGCACTGCTCGGCTCGCGCCTGCTGAAGTCCGGCCGCAAGGGCGTCTACGCCACCACCATCGTGTCGTCGTCGCTGTTGTCGCGGATGGCCGCGAAGTCCGGCCAGCCCTACGTCGAGACCCTCACCGGCTTCAAGTGGATCGGCCGGGTCGACGGTCTCGCGTTCGGCTACGAGGAGGCGCTGGGCTACTGCGTCGACCCCGAGCATGTGGCCGACAAGGACGGCGTCTCGGCGCTGCTGCTGATGTGTGAGATCGCCGCGCAGGCCAAGGCCGACGGCAAGGAGCTCACCGACCTGCTCGACGAGATCGCGGCCGAGTTCGGCCTGCACGCGACCGACCAGCTCTCGGCGCGCGTCACCGACCTGGCCGAGATCGGTGCGGCAATGGAGCGGCTGCGTACGACGCCGCCGACGGTGCTGGGCGGCCTGGCCGTCGAGACGATCGATGACCTCTCGCAGGGCTCCCCCGACCTGCCGCCCACCGACGGGGTGCGCTACCGGCTGGCCGAAGGCGCCCGGGTCATCGTCCGGCCGAGCGGCACGGAGCCGAAGATCAAGTGCTACCTCGAGGTCGTCGTGCCGGTGAACCCGGAGGACGGCGTCGATGCCGCCCGCATCTCCGCGGCGGGCAGGCTCGACTCGCTGAGGGCCGACATCAAGGCCGCCGCCGGCATCTGA
- a CDS encoding ATP-binding protein: MLEREVQGDVAADATDHPSRRVIVLAGPSGAGKSRLAERTGLPVLRLDDFYKDGDDPTLPHIHGGSIDGMVDWDHPDSWLPDDAMFAIESLCREGVAEVPVYDIARNGRHGVQNLDLGSARCFIAEGIFAAEIVPACAERGLLAAAYCVRQHPLVTFWRRLTRDLREHRKPPLVLLRRGLALLRDQRRVVDHATSLGARPVTAEQAYAEIGALVR, encoded by the coding sequence GTGCTCGAGCGAGAGGTCCAGGGAGATGTGGCGGCCGACGCCACGGACCACCCGTCACGGCGGGTGATCGTCCTCGCCGGGCCGTCGGGCGCCGGCAAGTCGCGGCTCGCCGAGCGCACCGGGCTCCCGGTGCTGCGGCTCGACGACTTCTACAAGGACGGCGACGACCCGACGCTCCCCCACATCCACGGCGGCTCGATCGACGGCATGGTCGACTGGGACCACCCCGACTCCTGGCTGCCCGACGATGCGATGTTCGCGATCGAGTCGCTGTGCCGTGAGGGCGTTGCCGAGGTGCCGGTCTACGACATCGCCCGCAACGGCCGCCACGGCGTGCAGAACCTCGACCTGGGCTCTGCCCGGTGCTTCATCGCCGAGGGCATCTTCGCCGCCGAGATCGTGCCGGCCTGCGCCGAACGCGGCCTGCTCGCCGCGGCGTACTGCGTGAGACAGCACCCGCTCGTCACGTTCTGGCGCCGCCTCACCCGCGACCTCCGCGAGCACCGCAAGCCGCCACTTGTGCTGCTGCGCCGCGGCCTCGCGCTGCTGCGCGACCAGCGGCGGGTGGTCGACCACGCCACTTCGCTCGGCGCCCGGCCGGTGACGGCCGAGCAGGCGTACGCCGAGATCGGCGCCCTGGTCCGATGA
- a CDS encoding aldehyde dehydrogenase family protein, which yields MSRAQGRQSVRKTYKLFIGGAFPRSESGYSYVVNDSKGAFVANAAMASRKDARDAVGAARKAFGGWSSRTAYNRAQILYRVAEMMEDRRPQFVEAVKQSEGLTARQADKVVDESIDRLVWYAGWADKITQVVGSANPVAGPFFNISSPEPTGVVAVIAPQESSLLGLISVIAPVVVTGNTAVVMSSHERPLPAVTFAEVLATSDLPGGVVNILTGPIANTAPWLASHMDVNAIDLTGAAGLTEQATAFEEAAAENLKRVLRPPITEPDWHVQPGIDRMTTFLETKTVWHPIGI from the coding sequence ATGAGTCGCGCCCAGGGACGGCAGAGCGTCCGCAAGACCTACAAGCTCTTCATCGGTGGCGCCTTCCCGCGGTCCGAGTCGGGCTACTCCTACGTCGTCAACGACTCGAAGGGGGCCTTCGTGGCCAACGCTGCCATGGCCTCGCGCAAGGACGCCCGCGACGCCGTCGGCGCCGCCCGCAAGGCCTTCGGCGGCTGGTCCTCGCGTACGGCGTACAACCGGGCCCAGATCCTCTACCGCGTCGCCGAGATGATGGAGGACCGTCGTCCGCAGTTCGTCGAGGCCGTCAAGCAGTCGGAGGGCCTCACCGCGCGCCAGGCCGACAAGGTCGTCGACGAGTCGATCGACCGTCTCGTCTGGTACGCCGGGTGGGCCGACAAGATCACCCAGGTCGTCGGCAGCGCCAACCCCGTGGCCGGTCCGTTCTTCAACATCTCGAGCCCCGAGCCCACCGGCGTCGTGGCCGTGATCGCTCCGCAGGAGTCCTCCCTGCTCGGCCTGATCAGCGTCATCGCCCCGGTTGTCGTCACCGGCAACACCGCGGTCGTGATGAGCTCTCACGAGCGACCGCTGCCTGCCGTGACGTTCGCCGAGGTGCTGGCCACCTCCGACCTGCCGGGTGGTGTGGTCAACATCCTCACCGGCCCGATCGCCAACACGGCGCCCTGGCTGGCCTCGCACATGGACGTCAACGCCATCGACCTCACCGGCGCGGCCGGCCTCACCGAGCAGGCGACCGCGTTCGAGGAAGCCGCCGCCGAGAACCTCAAGCGGGTGCTCCGTCCGCCGATCACCGAGCCCGACTGGCACGTCCAGCCCGGCATCGACCGGATGACTACGTTCCTGGAGACCAAGACCGTCTGGCACCCGATCGGGATCTAG
- a CDS encoding DinB family protein: MSETRTQTSSPQHFADADLTGSTFENVEMRGSRFHHVDLREADIRNVDLTGATLHEVDLVDVRINGDIDRVVINGVDVGPLLEAELDRQQPGRAKMRPTDPAGFREAWDLLEQLWADTVDRARALPPERLHEQVDGEWSFIETLRHLAFATDAWVRRAIEGDPNPWHPLDLPWDGMPDLAGIPRDREVRPTLDEALAVRHDRAATVRRIVDELTDEQLDSETEPVEGESWPPPRSFPVRECLLTVLNEEWEHRRYAERDLDALLDS, encoded by the coding sequence ATGAGCGAAACCCGGACCCAGACCTCCTCGCCGCAGCACTTCGCGGACGCCGACCTGACCGGTTCGACGTTCGAGAACGTGGAGATGCGAGGCAGCCGCTTCCACCACGTCGACCTGCGGGAGGCCGACATCCGCAACGTCGACCTCACTGGCGCCACGCTGCACGAGGTCGACCTGGTCGACGTCCGCATCAACGGCGACATCGACCGGGTCGTGATCAACGGCGTCGACGTGGGGCCCCTGCTCGAGGCCGAGCTGGACAGGCAGCAGCCCGGCCGGGCGAAGATGCGGCCGACCGACCCGGCCGGGTTCCGCGAGGCCTGGGACCTCCTCGAGCAGCTGTGGGCCGACACCGTCGACCGCGCCCGCGCACTGCCCCCGGAGCGGCTTCACGAGCAGGTCGACGGCGAGTGGTCGTTCATCGAGACCCTGCGCCACCTCGCCTTCGCCACCGACGCGTGGGTACGCCGCGCCATCGAGGGCGACCCCAACCCGTGGCACCCGCTCGACCTGCCGTGGGACGGCATGCCCGACCTGGCCGGCATCCCCCGCGACCGCGAGGTGCGGCCGACCCTCGACGAGGCCCTCGCGGTGCGCCACGACCGCGCCGCCACCGTCCGACGGATCGTCGACGAGCTCACCGACGAGCAGCTCGACTCCGAAACCGAGCCTGTTGAAGGGGAGAGCTGGCCGCCGCCGAGGTCGTTCCCAGTGCGGGAGTGCCTGCTGACCGTGCTCAACGAGGAGTGGGAGCACCGGCGCTACGCCGAGCGCGATCTCGACGCACTTCTCGACTCCTGA
- a CDS encoding WYL domain-containing protein, with amino-acid sequence MPRSDDASPTARALMALELLQGNPGVTAGQLAVQLGVSERAARRYVAILREADIPIESVRGPYGGYRIGRGLRLPPVLFSATEALGLVMAVLEGHHAAADPTEPVGSALAKILRGLPEPVAAQADAVRRAAAATPNRHPSRPDPGTTVTLVEAHAGRRQVRIGYRTDAGREWTVEVDPWAIVVRHGRWYLLCFDHRARAQRAYRIDRVTAVEVLDQTFDPPADLDPVAGLEEHLAVGWEYDVEVVVDASLDEVATYLPRAMGRLDVVDERTTRIVGTTSNPVLVVERLVVLPMTYRIVGGPEVRTAALQIAARLAGAAT; translated from the coding sequence GTGCCCCGATCCGACGATGCGAGCCCCACCGCGCGAGCCCTGATGGCGCTGGAGCTGTTGCAGGGCAACCCGGGCGTGACGGCCGGCCAGCTCGCCGTACAGCTGGGCGTCTCCGAGCGAGCCGCCCGGAGGTACGTCGCCATCCTGCGCGAGGCGGACATCCCCATCGAGTCGGTGCGCGGGCCGTACGGCGGCTACCGGATCGGGCGCGGCCTGCGCCTGCCGCCCGTCCTCTTCTCCGCGACCGAGGCGCTGGGCCTGGTGATGGCGGTCCTCGAAGGGCACCATGCCGCGGCGGACCCGACCGAGCCGGTGGGCAGCGCGCTCGCCAAGATCCTGCGCGGCCTGCCGGAGCCGGTCGCCGCGCAGGCCGACGCCGTACGACGCGCGGCGGCAGCAACCCCCAACCGGCATCCCTCCAGGCCCGATCCCGGGACCACCGTCACCCTGGTCGAGGCCCATGCCGGGCGTCGGCAGGTGCGCATCGGCTACCGCACCGACGCCGGCCGGGAGTGGACCGTCGAGGTGGACCCGTGGGCGATCGTCGTACGCCACGGTCGCTGGTACCTCCTCTGCTTCGACCACCGTGCCCGGGCGCAGCGGGCCTACCGGATCGACCGTGTCACTGCGGTCGAGGTGCTCGACCAGACCTTCGACCCGCCGGCCGACCTCGACCCTGTCGCCGGCCTCGAGGAGCACCTCGCGGTGGGCTGGGAGTACGACGTGGAGGTCGTCGTCGACGCGTCACTCGACGAGGTGGCGACGTACCTGCCGCGCGCCATGGGACGACTGGATGTCGTCGACGAGAGGACCACCCGGATCGTCGGCACGACCAGCAACCCGGTGCTGGTCGTCGAGCGGCTCGTAGTCCTCCCGATGACCTATCGGATCGTCGGTGGTCCCGAGGTGCGCACCGCAGCGCTGCAGATCGCCGCGCGACTGGCTGGCGCTGCTACGTGA
- the deoC gene encoding deoxyribose-phosphate aldolase: MTTTSSANAPSAAETGWDHSDIAGSDASLRRFLHGLPGVDQVGAEARAASLGTRSIKTTAKDHAIDLAIRMVDLTTLEGMDTPGKVRALAAKAMHPDPADQTCPSAAAVCVYPDMVATAKEVLGDSPVKVAAVATAFPSGRAALDIKLADTRDAVEAGADEIDMVIDRGAFLSGRYLQVFDEIVATREACTRPNGESAHLKVIFETGELQTYDNVRRVSWLAMMAGAHFIKTSTGKVQPAATLPVTMIMLEAVRDFREATGQMIGVKPAGGIRTSKDAIKYLVMVNEVAGPDWLAPEWFRFGASTLLNDLLMQRTKMRTGRYSGPDYFTLD; this comes from the coding sequence GTGACGACCACCTCCAGCGCCAACGCGCCCAGCGCTGCGGAGACCGGCTGGGACCACTCCGACATCGCCGGTTCGGATGCCTCCCTGCGCCGCTTCCTCCACGGTCTCCCCGGCGTCGACCAGGTCGGTGCGGAGGCCCGGGCCGCGAGCCTCGGCACCCGCTCCATCAAGACCACCGCCAAGGACCACGCGATCGACCTTGCCATCCGGATGGTCGACCTGACCACGCTGGAGGGCATGGACACCCCGGGCAAGGTCCGGGCACTGGCCGCGAAGGCGATGCATCCCGACCCGGCCGACCAGACCTGCCCGTCGGCCGCGGCTGTCTGCGTCTATCCCGACATGGTGGCCACCGCCAAGGAGGTGCTCGGCGACTCGCCAGTCAAGGTGGCTGCCGTCGCGACCGCCTTCCCCAGTGGCCGGGCGGCCCTCGACATCAAGCTGGCCGACACCCGCGACGCCGTCGAGGCCGGTGCCGACGAGATCGACATGGTCATCGACCGTGGTGCGTTCCTCTCGGGCCGTTACCTGCAGGTGTTCGACGAGATCGTCGCGACCCGCGAAGCGTGCACCAGACCAAACGGGGAGAGCGCCCACCTCAAGGTGATCTTCGAGACCGGCGAGCTGCAGACCTACGACAACGTACGACGCGTCTCGTGGCTCGCGATGATGGCCGGCGCGCACTTCATCAAGACCTCCACCGGCAAGGTGCAGCCGGCGGCGACCCTGCCGGTCACCATGATCATGCTCGAGGCCGTGCGCGACTTCCGCGAGGCCACGGGCCAGATGATCGGCGTGAAGCCGGCCGGCGGCATCCGCACGAGCAAGGACGCCATCAAGTACCTCGTGATGGTCAACGAGGTCGCCGGCCCCGACTGGCTCGCGCCCGAGTGGTTCCGCTTCGGCGCGTCCACGCTTCTCAACGACCTGCTCATGCAGCGCACCAAGATGCGCACCGGCCGCTACTCCGGCCCCGACTACTTCACGCTGGACTGA